One Streptomyces sp. L2 genomic window carries:
- a CDS encoding PAS domain-containing protein, which translates to MDGGPGGGTGGERDAVIAALTPVIDGIAATFGAMCEVVIHDFRRPEHSVVALAGSVTGRGVGGSMSEIGMRLLARGDEASDELNYLTRTTDGKLVKSSTMLLRDSGGAVFGALCVNLDVTALGQVHALTGELAGVAGPAPEAVPTTTFGDDIGAVVDAVVDTRQPAHGTAWVQLPRAERLALFRDLDRRGVFAVRGAVQQVAARLGISRASAYNYLAAARGPGDGD; encoded by the coding sequence GTGGACGGCGGGCCGGGCGGCGGCACGGGTGGTGAGCGGGATGCTGTCATCGCCGCGCTGACGCCGGTGATCGACGGGATCGCGGCGACCTTCGGGGCGATGTGCGAGGTGGTGATCCACGACTTCCGGCGGCCCGAGCACTCCGTCGTCGCTCTCGCCGGATCGGTCACGGGGCGCGGGGTCGGCGGCTCGATGAGCGAGATCGGCATGCGGCTGCTGGCCCGGGGCGACGAGGCGAGCGACGAGCTGAACTACCTGACGCGCACGACGGACGGGAAGCTGGTCAAGTCCTCGACGATGCTGCTGCGCGATTCCGGCGGCGCCGTGTTCGGGGCGCTCTGCGTCAATCTGGACGTGACCGCGCTGGGGCAGGTGCACGCCCTGACCGGCGAGCTGGCCGGTGTCGCGGGGCCCGCGCCCGAGGCCGTGCCGACGACGACGTTCGGCGACGACATCGGCGCGGTGGTGGACGCCGTCGTCGACACCCGGCAGCCGGCGCACGGCACGGCGTGGGTCCAGCTGCCGCGCGCGGAACGGCTGGCGCTGTTCCGCGATCTCGACCGGCGCGGGGTGTTCGCCGTCCGCGGGGCGGTCCAGCAGGTCGCCGCCCGGCTCGGCATCTCCCGGGCCTCGGCGTACAACTACCTGGCGGCGGCCCGGGGCCCAGGCGACGGGGACTGA
- a CDS encoding threo-3-hydroxy-L-aspartate ammonia-lyase has protein sequence MPDTQRVTLQDVRDAAERIKGVAHRTPVLRSRTLDELVGAEVHIKCENLQRVGAFKFRGAYNAASRLSPEQLAKGIAAYSSGNHAQAVALAARELGTTAVIVMPEDTPRAKLEATAGYGAEIVTYDRYTGDRVAIGEALAAERGLTLVPPYEHPHIIAGQGTAALELIEEAGELDALVVPVGGGGLIAGSAVAAKGLLPEVRVIGVEPEAGDDTKRSLEAGHRVSIPVPRTIADGQAAEIPGELTFSLNRLLLDGIALVSDEQIRDAMRFAFERLKTVVEPSGASALAALLAHRVEALPPRVGVILSGGNVGAERFAELVGGN, from the coding sequence ATGCCCGACACCCAGCGCGTCACGCTCCAGGACGTCAGGGACGCGGCGGAGCGGATCAAGGGCGTCGCCCACCGCACCCCCGTCCTGCGCTCGCGCACCCTGGACGAACTGGTCGGCGCCGAGGTGCACATCAAGTGCGAGAACCTCCAGCGCGTCGGCGCCTTCAAGTTCCGCGGCGCGTACAACGCGGCCTCCCGGCTGTCCCCCGAGCAATTGGCCAAGGGCATCGCCGCCTACTCCTCTGGCAACCACGCGCAGGCCGTGGCCCTCGCCGCCAGGGAACTCGGCACCACCGCGGTCATCGTGATGCCCGAGGACACCCCGCGCGCCAAGCTGGAGGCGACCGCCGGCTACGGCGCCGAGATCGTCACCTACGACCGCTACACCGGCGACCGGGTCGCGATCGGCGAGGCCCTCGCCGCCGAGCGCGGCCTCACCCTCGTACCGCCGTACGAGCACCCGCACATCATCGCCGGGCAGGGTACGGCCGCCCTGGAGCTGATCGAGGAAGCCGGGGAGCTGGACGCGCTGGTCGTGCCGGTCGGCGGCGGCGGGCTGATCGCCGGCAGCGCCGTGGCCGCCAAGGGGCTGCTCCCGGAAGTCCGGGTCATCGGCGTCGAACCGGAGGCGGGTGACGACACCAAGCGGTCCCTCGAAGCCGGCCACCGGGTGTCCATCCCGGTGCCGCGCACCATCGCCGACGGGCAGGCCGCCGAGATCCCCGGCGAACTGACCTTCTCCCTCAACCGCCTTCTCCTCGACGGCATCGCACTGGTCAGCGACGAGCAGATCCGGGACGCGATGCGCTTCGCCTTCGAGCGCCTGAAGACGGTCGTCGAGCCCAGCGGCGCCAGCGCGCTCGCCGCCCTGCTCGCCCACCGCGTCGAGGCGCTGCCGCCCCGCGTCGGCGTCATCCTGTCCGGCGGCAACGTCGGCGCGGAACGGTTCGCCGAACTCGTCGGCGGCAACTGA
- a CDS encoding cytosine permease has translation MTHPQDPSESGADGRRLQVETHGLDVIGDAARKGTPGTLFWPWFGANVSVLGLSYGAFAFGFGISFWQALVAGVLGIVVSFLLCGFIAVAGKRGSAPTMVLSRAAYGVRGNRLPSVISWMLTVGWETVLTALATLATATVFDRLGWGGGTETKIVALMVVAALTVVGGVMGFDLIMRLQTVITVVTGVLTIVYVALVADHVHWSTVSAVPAGSAQEFIGALVFMMTGFGLGWVNAAADYSRYLPRGSSSRRVIGWTTFGASVAPLLLLVFGLLLAGSSATLSKAIAADPIGALTTILPTWFLVPFAVVAVLGLVGGAVLDIYSSGLALLSAGLRVPRYLAALFDGVLMIAGSIYIVFFADDFLGQFMGFLTTLGVPIAAWCGVMLADLALRRRDYDEGDLFRPHGRYGDVAALPLLLTLAATAVGWGLVTNTAASWLTWQGYLLGPFGLGGKSGAWAYANLGVLVALALAFLGTLLLGRGRVREQEAKALSQEAGEGAYSA, from the coding sequence ATGACGCACCCGCAGGACCCCAGTGAGAGCGGGGCCGACGGCCGGCGGCTCCAGGTGGAGACCCACGGGCTCGACGTGATCGGGGACGCGGCCCGCAAGGGCACCCCGGGCACGCTGTTCTGGCCGTGGTTCGGCGCGAACGTCTCCGTGCTCGGACTCAGCTACGGCGCCTTCGCGTTCGGCTTCGGCATCTCCTTCTGGCAGGCCCTCGTCGCCGGAGTCCTCGGCATCGTCGTCTCGTTCCTGCTCTGCGGGTTCATCGCGGTCGCCGGGAAACGCGGCTCGGCGCCCACGATGGTGCTCAGCCGGGCCGCCTACGGCGTGCGCGGCAACCGGCTGCCGTCCGTCATCTCCTGGATGCTCACCGTCGGCTGGGAGACCGTCCTCACCGCGCTCGCCACCCTGGCCACCGCGACCGTCTTCGACCGCCTCGGTTGGGGCGGCGGCACCGAGACGAAGATCGTCGCCCTCATGGTCGTGGCAGCGCTGACCGTCGTGGGCGGGGTGATGGGCTTCGACCTCATCATGCGCCTGCAGACGGTGATCACCGTGGTCACCGGCGTGCTCACGATCGTCTACGTCGCCCTCGTCGCCGACCACGTCCACTGGAGCACGGTCAGCGCCGTACCCGCGGGCTCCGCCCAGGAGTTCATCGGCGCCCTCGTGTTCATGATGACCGGCTTCGGCCTCGGCTGGGTCAACGCCGCCGCCGACTACTCCCGCTACCTGCCCCGCGGTTCGTCGAGCCGGCGCGTGATCGGCTGGACCACCTTCGGCGCCTCGGTCGCCCCGCTGCTCCTGCTCGTCTTCGGCCTGCTGCTGGCCGGCTCCTCCGCCACGCTCAGCAAGGCCATCGCGGCCGACCCGATCGGCGCCCTGACGACCATCCTGCCCACCTGGTTCCTGGTGCCGTTCGCCGTGGTCGCCGTACTCGGCCTGGTCGGCGGCGCGGTCCTGGACATCTACTCCTCCGGCCTGGCCCTGCTCTCCGCCGGACTGCGCGTGCCCCGCTATCTCGCCGCGCTGTTCGACGGCGTTCTGATGATCGCCGGATCCATCTACATCGTCTTCTTCGCCGACGACTTCCTCGGCCAGTTCATGGGATTCCTCACCACCCTCGGCGTGCCGATCGCCGCCTGGTGCGGAGTCATGCTCGCCGACCTCGCGCTGCGCCGCCGCGACTACGACGAGGGCGACCTGTTCCGCCCGCACGGACGCTACGGCGACGTCGCCGCCCTGCCCCTGCTGCTGACCCTCGCGGCGACCGCCGTCGGCTGGGGCCTGGTCACCAACACGGCCGCGAGCTGGCTCACCTGGCAGGGCTATCTGCTCGGCCCGTTCGGGCTCGGCGGCAAGAGCGGGGCCTGGGCGTACGCCAACCTCGGTGTCCTGGTCGCCCTGGCGCTCGCCTTCCTCGGCACCCTGCTGCTGGGCCGGGGGAGGGTGCGCGAGCAGGAGGCGAAGGCGCTCAGCCAAGAGGCCGGCGAGGGGGCGTACAGCGCATGA
- a CDS encoding SseB family protein, translating to METPAHDDLPTPAEQALDALAVNADDQAALDTLAHSEVLIPVPDDAVDGEGADASTVALPVLEQPGGEPVVPVFTSEVEMAGLLPFVSRYRLIPLGALASQWPEDDLSLAIDGNSTHALTLTSQGVRTLLAR from the coding sequence ATGGAGACACCCGCACACGACGACCTTCCGACGCCGGCCGAACAGGCGCTCGACGCGCTGGCCGTCAACGCCGACGACCAGGCCGCGCTGGACACCCTCGCACACAGCGAGGTGCTCATACCGGTGCCGGACGACGCGGTGGACGGAGAGGGAGCCGACGCCTCGACGGTCGCCCTGCCCGTCCTGGAACAGCCCGGGGGTGAACCGGTCGTGCCCGTGTTCACCTCGGAGGTCGAGATGGCCGGCCTGCTGCCGTTCGTCTCCCGCTACCGCCTGATACCGCTCGGCGCCCTCGCCTCGCAGTGGCCCGAGGACGACCTGTCCCTCGCCATCGACGGCAACTCCACCCACGCGCTGACGCTCACCTCGCAGGGGGTGCGCACACTGCTGGCCCGGTGA
- a CDS encoding helix-turn-helix domain-containing protein, with protein sequence MMGTPSGRVRQDILRWLKDPAAHFPARYARDPAETGVTAGAVAAKLGVSRRAAAAHLTLLTRLGLLRTRRIRCRTHYRRDEIRIAEVARLFEKGW encoded by the coding sequence ATGATGGGAACTCCCTCGGGCCGTGTGCGGCAGGACATCCTGCGCTGGCTCAAGGACCCGGCGGCCCACTTCCCGGCCCGGTACGCGCGCGATCCCGCGGAGACGGGCGTGACCGCGGGTGCCGTGGCCGCCAAGCTAGGCGTCTCCCGCCGGGCCGCCGCCGCCCACCTCACCCTCCTCACCCGCCTCGGCCTGCTGCGCACGCGGCGGATCCGCTGCCGTACCCACTACCGGCGTGACGAGATCCGCATCGCGGAGGTGGCGAGGCTCTTCGAGAAGGGCTGGTGA
- a CDS encoding TetR/AcrR family transcriptional regulator, which yields MSTKVRTADTRERILTAACEVIADIGFEKIRMRMVAERAGVSTALLHYHFDTREKLFTEAMRHSFAHTAVDVDRDAETAPASVILARILRNLLPTDPELHQDWRLWQELWARALRDEDTRVFAVDLYAQLHAWVADAVRRGIASGEFTPADVDDLSTLVLSLCDGYGIRLMLRDPAVTVDGALAAIWRHVAAALGLPDTVPAG from the coding sequence GTGTCCACGAAGGTGCGCACGGCAGACACGCGCGAGCGCATCCTGACCGCGGCATGCGAGGTGATCGCCGACATCGGCTTCGAGAAGATCCGGATGCGGATGGTCGCCGAGCGGGCCGGGGTGTCGACGGCGCTGCTGCACTACCACTTCGACACGCGGGAGAAGCTGTTCACCGAGGCGATGCGGCACTCCTTCGCGCACACCGCCGTCGACGTCGACCGGGACGCGGAGACCGCGCCGGCCTCCGTCATCCTGGCCCGGATCCTGCGCAACCTGCTGCCGACCGACCCCGAACTGCACCAGGACTGGCGGCTGTGGCAGGAACTGTGGGCCCGCGCCCTGCGCGACGAGGACACCCGCGTCTTCGCCGTCGACCTGTACGCGCAGCTCCACGCCTGGGTCGCCGACGCCGTACGGCGTGGCATCGCCTCCGGCGAGTTCACCCCGGCCGACGTGGACGACCTCAGCACGCTCGTGCTGTCCCTGTGCGACGGCTACGGCATCCGCCTGATGCTGCGCGACCCGGCGGTCACCGTGGACGGGGCCCTCGCCGCGATCTGGCGGCACGTGGCCGCGGCGCTCGGGCTGCCGGACACCGTCCCCGCCGGGTGA
- the crcB gene encoding fluoride efflux transporter CrcB produces the protein MNWLLVVAGAMVGAPLRYLTDRAVQARHDSLFPWGTFAVNLGGCLVLGLLSGATAAGAAGPHVQLLLGTGLCGALTTYSTFSYETLRLTEAGAGLYAAVNVVASVAAGLGAAFAGVSLAGALWG, from the coding sequence GTGAACTGGCTGTTGGTCGTCGCCGGGGCCATGGTCGGCGCCCCGCTGCGCTACCTCACCGACCGGGCCGTACAGGCCCGGCACGACTCGCTCTTCCCCTGGGGCACCTTCGCGGTGAACCTAGGCGGCTGCCTGGTGCTGGGCCTGCTCAGCGGCGCCACCGCGGCCGGAGCGGCCGGCCCGCACGTGCAGTTGCTGCTCGGCACCGGCCTGTGCGGGGCGCTGACGACCTACTCGACCTTCTCCTACGAGACCCTGCGGCTGACCGAGGCGGGGGCGGGCCTCTACGCTGCGGTCAACGTCGTCGCGAGCGTGGCGGCGGGCCTGGGAGCCGCCTTCGCCGGGGTGTCCCTCGCCGGGGCCCTCTGGGGCTAG
- a CDS encoding VOC family protein codes for MTAGVQTIIYPVKDLGRAKALFTALLGVEPYADQPYYVGFKAEGQDVGLDPNGHAQGLTGPVPYWHVTDLRERLAGLLEAGAEVVQDVRDVGNGRLIASVKDADGNLVGLLQDPSA; via the coding sequence ATGACCGCAGGTGTGCAGACGATCATCTACCCCGTCAAGGACCTGGGGCGGGCCAAGGCCCTGTTCACCGCGTTGCTCGGGGTCGAGCCGTACGCGGACCAGCCGTACTACGTCGGCTTCAAGGCCGAGGGGCAGGATGTCGGGCTCGACCCCAACGGGCACGCCCAGGGGCTGACCGGGCCGGTGCCGTACTGGCACGTGACGGATCTCCGGGAGCGTCTGGCGGGGCTGCTGGAGGCCGGCGCCGAGGTGGTACAGGACGTGCGCGACGTCGGCAACGGCCGGCTGATCGCCTCCGTGAAGGACGCCGACGGCAACCTGGTCGGCCTGCTGCAGGACCCGTCCGCCTGA
- the crcB gene encoding fluoride efflux transporter CrcB, which translates to MTAPEAESIRVRTAPPKRSEWRAQIPVVAVVAVGGALGATARYALSLALPTPPGGFPWATFWTNVIGCAVIGVFMVLITDVWAAHRLVRPFFGTGVLGGFTTFSTYTVDIRTLVGGGHPRTGLAYLAATLCAALAAVWLASVAARLLLTRRQR; encoded by the coding sequence ATGACAGCCCCGGAAGCCGAGAGTATCCGTGTCCGCACGGCACCGCCGAAGCGGTCCGAGTGGCGCGCCCAGATCCCCGTCGTCGCGGTCGTCGCCGTGGGCGGTGCCCTCGGCGCGACGGCCCGCTACGCGCTGAGCCTGGCCCTGCCGACACCGCCCGGCGGCTTTCCGTGGGCGACGTTCTGGACCAATGTCATCGGGTGTGCCGTGATCGGCGTGTTCATGGTGCTGATCACCGACGTGTGGGCCGCCCACCGCCTCGTCCGCCCGTTCTTCGGCACCGGGGTGCTCGGCGGGTTCACCACCTTCTCCACCTACACCGTGGACATCCGCACCCTCGTCGGCGGCGGCCACCCGCGCACGGGCCTGGCCTACCTCGCCGCGACCCTGTGCGCGGCCCTCGCGGCGGTGTGGCTGGCCTCCGTCGCGGCCCGCCTGCTGCTCACCAGGAGGCAGCGATGA
- a CDS encoding asparaginase → MYTSTPAAPPVVREPLHAPVAHLIRGGVVEGIHHGSVVVLDTTGNVRFQLGDIEAAFYPRSALKPVQAVAMVRAGLPLDGELLSLAAASHSGEERHLAGTRRILELAGLTEDDLRNVPDLPYDPAVRDTWVREGRAPSRLAQNCSGKHAAMLWTAKLNGWSLSDYLDPAHPLQQAIAEITEDLTGQRIARVTVDGCGAPLFSVSLHGLARAAARITTAAPGTPEARVADAMREHAEMASGSRRDVAALMRAVPGLLAKDGFEGVQVAALPDGRAVAVKIADGANRARIPVAAAALVRAGVEEGPLAEFAGERLLGGGRPVGCVRVARALDPLPACV, encoded by the coding sequence ATGTACACCAGCACTCCCGCGGCCCCACCCGTCGTCCGCGAACCCCTCCACGCCCCCGTCGCCCACCTCATCCGCGGCGGGGTCGTCGAGGGCATCCACCACGGTTCCGTCGTCGTCCTCGACACCACCGGAAACGTGCGTTTCCAGCTCGGCGACATCGAGGCCGCGTTCTACCCGCGCTCGGCGCTCAAGCCCGTCCAGGCCGTGGCCATGGTGCGGGCCGGGCTGCCGCTCGACGGCGAGCTGCTGTCGCTGGCCGCCGCGAGCCACTCCGGCGAGGAACGCCACCTCGCCGGCACCCGCCGCATCCTCGAACTCGCCGGACTCACCGAGGACGACCTGCGCAACGTCCCCGACCTGCCCTACGACCCGGCGGTCCGGGACACCTGGGTCCGCGAGGGCCGCGCGCCCTCACGACTGGCCCAGAACTGCTCCGGCAAGCACGCGGCCATGCTGTGGACCGCCAAGCTCAACGGCTGGTCCCTGTCGGACTACCTCGACCCCGCCCACCCGCTCCAGCAGGCCATCGCCGAGATCACCGAGGACCTGACCGGCCAGCGGATCGCCCGGGTGACCGTGGACGGCTGCGGCGCGCCCCTCTTCTCCGTCTCCCTGCACGGCCTCGCCCGCGCCGCCGCCCGCATCACCACGGCCGCGCCGGGCACGCCCGAGGCGCGGGTCGCGGACGCGATGCGTGAGCACGCCGAGATGGCCTCCGGCTCCCGGCGCGATGTCGCCGCGCTGATGAGGGCTGTGCCCGGGCTGCTCGCCAAGGACGGGTTCGAGGGCGTTCAGGTCGCCGCGCTGCCCGACGGGCGGGCTGTCGCCGTGAAGATCGCGGACGGGGCGAACCGGGCGCGGATACCCGTGGCCGCGGCGGCGCTGGTCCGCGCGGGCGTCGAGGAGGGGCCGCTCGCCGAGTTCGCGGGGGAGCGGTTGCTCGGGGGAGGCAGGCCGGTGGGGTGCGTGCGGGTTGCGCGGGCGCTGGATCCGTTGCCGGCGTGTGTGTAG
- a CDS encoding MarR family transcriptional regulator, translated as MAVKTADARLEERWRDILTVHARTMCEIDRVLHPHGLGASDFEVLDILASESPEAGDQCRVQNLVGRVHLSQSALSRLIGRLEKEGLVERSVCAEDRRGVWVALTGKGRALHAEVRPLQRAVLGRMLTEGGD; from the coding sequence ATGGCAGTCAAGACGGCCGACGCCCGGCTCGAAGAACGCTGGCGGGACATCCTCACGGTCCACGCGCGCACGATGTGCGAGATCGACCGTGTCCTGCACCCGCACGGGCTGGGCGCCAGCGACTTCGAGGTGCTGGACATCCTGGCCTCCGAGTCGCCCGAGGCGGGCGACCAGTGCCGGGTGCAGAACCTGGTCGGACGGGTGCATCTCAGCCAGAGCGCGCTGTCCCGGCTGATCGGCCGGCTGGAGAAGGAGGGTCTGGTCGAACGCTCGGTGTGCGCGGAGGACCGGCGCGGGGTGTGGGTGGCCCTGACCGGCAAGGGCCGCGCCCTGCACGCCGAGGTCCGCCCGCTGCAGCGGGCGGTGCTCGGGCGGATGCTCACCGAGGGCGGCGACTAG
- a CDS encoding cysteine hydrolase yields MTSGHLAVIDMQHVFADPASPWATPRFADAAAGVRRLLPDFGDRVTFTRFVAPAQPTGAWRAYYDRWPFALQPPDAGLWRLTEEFADRAAHVVDAPTFGKWTPPLADRVGPDGPLVLAGVSTDCCVLSTALAAADAGTEVLVVADACAGVDDDSHIKALHVMDLYRPLIRVTTVDDLLAGAGTPA; encoded by the coding sequence ATGACCTCCGGACACCTCGCGGTCATCGACATGCAGCACGTCTTCGCGGACCCGGCGAGCCCCTGGGCCACCCCCCGCTTCGCCGACGCGGCCGCGGGCGTACGACGGCTGCTGCCGGACTTCGGCGACCGCGTCACCTTCACTCGCTTCGTGGCCCCCGCGCAGCCCACCGGGGCCTGGCGCGCCTACTACGACCGCTGGCCCTTCGCCCTCCAGCCCCCGGACGCCGGACTGTGGCGGCTGACGGAGGAGTTCGCGGACCGTGCCGCGCACGTCGTGGACGCCCCCACGTTCGGGAAATGGACCCCGCCGCTGGCCGACCGCGTCGGTCCGGACGGCCCGCTGGTGCTGGCCGGCGTCAGCACCGACTGCTGCGTGCTGTCCACCGCCCTGGCCGCCGCCGACGCCGGCACCGAGGTGCTGGTCGTGGCCGACGCCTGCGCCGGAGTCGACGACGACTCCCACATCAAGGCACTGCACGTCATGGACCTCTACCGGCCCTTGATCCGGGTCACCACCGTCGACGACCTGCTCGCCGGCGCCGGCACCCCGGCATGA
- a CDS encoding undecaprenyl-diphosphate phosphatase → MSAISVGQAVVLGVVEGVTEFLPVSSTGHLKIAEGLMDIPVDDASVVGFSAVIQVGAIAAVLVYFFKDIKRIVSAWFRGLTDREERYHHDYKFAWWVIYATIPIVVVGLAAKPLIDGPLASLWVVAGSLIVGSGVMWCADQMGRHKRGEDDTSFKDAMLVGCSQILALLFPGFSRSGATMSTALVLDLDRVAATRLSFFLGIPALTGAGLYELKDALGAGVGAAPLAVGTLVSFVVAYASIAWLLKFVAKHSFNAFVLYRIVIGVGLLGLLATGTLNS, encoded by the coding sequence ATGAGCGCCATCTCCGTCGGTCAAGCCGTCGTCCTCGGAGTCGTCGAGGGGGTGACCGAGTTCCTCCCCGTGTCCTCCACCGGCCACCTCAAGATCGCCGAGGGGCTCATGGACATCCCCGTCGACGACGCGTCCGTCGTCGGCTTCTCCGCCGTCATCCAGGTCGGCGCCATCGCCGCCGTGCTCGTGTACTTCTTCAAGGACATCAAGCGGATCGTCTCCGCCTGGTTCCGCGGTCTGACCGACCGCGAGGAGCGCTACCACCACGACTACAAGTTCGCCTGGTGGGTGATCTACGCGACGATCCCGATCGTCGTCGTCGGCCTGGCCGCCAAGCCGCTGATCGACGGCCCGCTCGCCTCGCTCTGGGTGGTGGCCGGCTCGCTCATCGTCGGCTCCGGCGTGATGTGGTGCGCGGACCAGATGGGACGGCACAAGCGCGGCGAGGACGACACCTCGTTCAAGGACGCCATGCTGGTCGGCTGCTCCCAGATCCTCGCCCTGCTCTTCCCCGGCTTCTCCCGCTCCGGCGCCACCATGTCCACCGCGCTCGTCCTCGACCTGGACCGCGTCGCCGCCACCCGCCTCTCCTTCTTCCTCGGCATCCCCGCCCTGACCGGCGCCGGCCTGTACGAGCTGAAGGACGCGCTCGGCGCGGGCGTGGGCGCCGCCCCGCTGGCCGTCGGCACGCTCGTCTCCTTCGTCGTCGCCTACGCCTCCATCGCGTGGCTGCTCAAGTTCGTCGCCAAGCACTCCTTCAACGCCTTCGTCCTCTACCGGATCGTGATCGGCGTCGGCCTCCTCGGGCTGCTCGCCACCGGCACCCTCAACAGCTGA
- a CDS encoding DUF190 domain-containing protein: MTSPIGRALRLTVYLDEDDTWHHRPLYSEIVHRAHAAGLAGASVFRGIEGYGASSRIHTSRLLSLSEDLPVAVVVVDTEERVRAFLPKLGELVGDGLVTLEECEIVTYAGRAGNPDQADPKGENSS; the protein is encoded by the coding sequence ATGACATCACCGATCGGCCGCGCCCTGCGGCTCACCGTCTACCTCGACGAGGACGACACCTGGCACCACCGGCCCCTCTACTCCGAGATCGTCCACCGGGCGCACGCCGCCGGGCTCGCCGGGGCCAGCGTCTTCCGGGGGATCGAGGGCTACGGCGCCTCCTCCCGCATCCACACCTCACGGCTGCTGTCCCTCAGTGAGGACCTGCCCGTCGCGGTGGTCGTCGTCGACACCGAGGAGCGTGTCCGGGCCTTCCTGCCCAAGCTCGGCGAACTCGTCGGCGACGGCCTGGTGACCCTGGAGGAGTGCGAGATCGTCACGTACGCCGGCCGTGCGGGAAACCCGGACCAAGCGGACCCGAAGGGTGAGAATTCCTCGTGA
- a CDS encoding FadR/GntR family transcriptional regulator translates to MNLSDSQTGGPIPRRVSAMEAVLGHLRDAIERGEYAIGDKLPSEAELCRTLEVSRPVLREALRALQTMGLTVSRTGKGTFVVADTVEEPTFGDYAAGDLLEVRRHIEIPVAGYAARRRTPENLDRLAHLLARMERETDTTAWVAMDTLFHLTVAEAAQNPVFRRVIEEIRDALARQSAFLNELGGRREQSNREHRAIVEALADGSEHDAVDAMSHHLDRVETTLTDIVRASRASTGAGA, encoded by the coding sequence GTGAACCTGTCAGACAGCCAGACAGGTGGCCCGATACCCCGGCGCGTCAGCGCGATGGAGGCGGTCCTCGGCCACCTCCGGGACGCCATCGAACGCGGCGAGTACGCCATCGGCGACAAGCTCCCCTCCGAGGCCGAGCTGTGCCGCACCCTCGAGGTGTCCCGCCCCGTGCTCCGCGAGGCACTGCGCGCCCTGCAGACGATGGGCCTGACGGTCTCCCGGACCGGCAAGGGCACCTTCGTCGTCGCCGACACCGTCGAGGAACCGACCTTCGGCGACTACGCGGCCGGCGACCTGCTCGAAGTGCGCCGCCACATCGAGATCCCCGTCGCCGGGTACGCGGCCCGCCGCCGCACTCCCGAGAACCTCGACCGCCTCGCCCACCTGCTCGCCCGCATGGAGCGGGAGACGGACACCACCGCGTGGGTCGCCATGGACACCCTCTTCCACCTCACGGTGGCCGAGGCCGCCCAGAACCCGGTCTTCCGCCGGGTCATCGAGGAGATCCGCGACGCGCTGGCGCGCCAGTCGGCCTTCCTGAACGAGCTGGGCGGGCGCCGTGAGCAGTCCAACCGCGAACACCGGGCCATCGTCGAGGCCCTCGCGGACGGCAGCGAACACGACGCCGTCGACGCGATGAGCCACCACCTCGACCGCGTCGAGACGACCCTCACCGACATCGTGCGCGCCTCGCGCGCGTCCACCGGCGCCGGCGCGTGA